A single region of the Apodemus sylvaticus chromosome 7, mApoSyl1.1, whole genome shotgun sequence genome encodes:
- the Fxyd2 gene encoding sodium/potassium-transporting ATPase subunit gamma isoform X1: protein MERWYLGGGAKGAENPFEYDYETVRKGGLIFAGLAFVVGLLIILSKRFRCGGSKKHRQVNEDEL from the exons GTGGTGGTGCCAAGGGGGCAGAGAACCCCTTCGAGTATG ACTACGAAACCGTCCGCAAAGGAGGCCTGATCTTCGCGGGCCTGGCCTTCGTCGTGGGCCTCCTCATCATCCTCA GCAAAAGGTTCCGCTGTGGGGGCAGCAAGAAGCATAG GCAGGTCAATGAAGATGAACTGTGA
- the Fxyd2 gene encoding sodium/potassium-transporting ATPase subunit gamma isoform X2 — MTELSANNGGGAKGAENPFEYDYETVRKGGLIFAGLAFVVGLLIILSKRFRCGGSKKHRQVNEDEL, encoded by the exons ATGACAGAGCTGTCAGCTAACAATG GTGGTGGTGCCAAGGGGGCAGAGAACCCCTTCGAGTATG ACTACGAAACCGTCCGCAAAGGAGGCCTGATCTTCGCGGGCCTGGCCTTCGTCGTGGGCCTCCTCATCATCCTCA GCAAAAGGTTCCGCTGTGGGGGCAGCAAGAAGCATAG GCAGGTCAATGAAGATGAACTGTGA